In Athalia rosae chromosome 6, iyAthRosa1.1, whole genome shotgun sequence, one DNA window encodes the following:
- the LOC105690758 gene encoding uncharacterized protein LOC105690758, whose translation MDAVHKAKIRLRKYPMLLAQCRDSASAYATCVINKENISKSDCQAEFDRFKKCLIKAAAASNTKL comes from the coding sequence ATGGATGCAGTTCACAAAGCTAAAATACGGCTTAGAAAATACCCCATGCTGTTAGCTCAGTGTCGTGATTCTGCATCAGCCTACGCAACTTGTGTGATAAACAAAGAAAACATTAGTAAAAGTGATTGTCAAGCTGAATTCGATAGGTTCAAAAAATGCCTGATCAAAGCTGCCGCTGCATCCAATACTAAGTTATGA
- the LOC105690756 gene encoding GPI mannosyltransferase 1, whose protein sequence is MIGKSFAWHCGAAFFLRLLFVAYSSFHDKNFNVPYTDVDYKVFTDAARHVTEGKSPYDRHTYRYTPFIAWLLVPNVIIFQDFGKIIFSAFDVLISILIKQILLKEKCNAERASFCGYLWLYNPLAIIISTRGNADSVAVFFVLLVMYYLQNENCYLAGILHGFSIHLRLYPLAFSLAMYLTLRKSNSILPNKNQIVLVFSCIFSLIVFTSLSYYLYGYKFLYESLLYHLIRKDARHNFSVYFYMLYLSAGEVPNILQKILTFLPQLILLIGLSFFYSAKRNLSFSMLSQALVMVTYNPVMTSQYFFWFLSLLPICLPRLKMTLSKSIFLITIWLLAQGVWLFTAYLLEFKGINSFACIWLAGILFFAVNIKVLIEVIQSYQ, encoded by the coding sequence ATGATAGGAAAATCATTTGCTTGGCACTGTGGcgccgctttttttttaagacTTTTATTCGTGGCTTATTCCAGTTTCCATGATAAGAATTTCAATGTTCCATACACAGACGTTGATTATAAGGTATTTACTGACGCAGCGAGACATGTTACCGAAGGTAAATCACCTTACGATCGTCATACTTATCGTTATACTCCCTTTATTGCTTGGCTACTGGTTCCGaatgtaataattttccaGGATTTtgggaaaatcattttttctgctttcGATGTGTTAATTAGCATATTAATAAAGCAGATTCTACTGAAAGAgaaatgcaacgccgagagagcGAGCTTTTGCGGATATTTGTGGCTCTACAATCCCTTGGCCATCATCATATCAACTAGGGGTAACGCGGATTCCGTGgctgtattttttgttctcctcgtCATGTACTAtttgcaaaatgaaaattgttatctCGCCGGAATTCTCCACGGTTTTTCAATCCACCTAAGATTATATCCACTCGCGTTCAGTCTGGCGATGTATTTAACTTTGCGTAAATCAAATAGCATTCTaccaaacaaaaatcaaatcgtTTTAGTTTTCAGCTGTATTTTTTCCCTGATTGTTTTTACCTCTCTCAGCTACTATTTATACgggtataaatttttgtacGAGAGTCTATTATATCACTTAATAAGAAAAGATGCCAGGCATAATTTCTCAGTTTATTTCTACATGCTTTACTTATCAGCCGGCGAAGTTCCCaacattttacaaaaaattcttACATTTTTAccgcaattaattttattgatcggattatcatttttctattcagcGAAACGAAATCTTTCGTTTTCAATGCTTTCGCAAGCTTTAGTCATGGTAACTTACAATCCCGTAATGActtcgcaatattttttctggtttttatCCTTGCTACCAATTTGCTTACCTCGTTTAAAAATGACCCTctcaaaatcgatttttttgatcaCGATATGGTTGCTGGCTCAAGGTGTCTGGCTGTTCACCGCATACTTACTTGAATTCAAAGGCATAAATTCCTTTGCTTGTATCTGGTTGGCCggtattttattctttgcCGTTAATATCAAAGTTTTAATCGAAGTTATTCAAAGTTACCAATAA
- the LOC105690757 gene encoding cx9C motif-containing protein 4, which translates to MSSKDKDPCKLFACKLQKCLKENVYQPARCQSVIEEIRQCCIIHASNSIVCSGIDTSQPYEHNTIDYQSKKLQK; encoded by the exons ATGTCATCTAAAGACAAGGATCCATGTAAGCTGTTTGCCTGTAAGCTGCAAAAGTGTTTGAAAG AAAATGTCTACCAGCCCGCTCGATGTCAATCTGTAATAGAAGAAATAAGGCAGTGCTGCATAATACATGCGTCGAATTCCATCGTATGCAGTGGAATAGACACCTCCCAACCCTACGAGCACAATACCATTGATTAT CAGTCCAAAAAACTTCAGAAGTAA
- the LOC105690695 gene encoding DNA damage-regulated autophagy modulator protein 2-like — translation MPYEYLHVLPLSLFILIPVTFMITYTISVQWDHVVPGLPYISETGTLSPESCIFAQCLNIAALLLGCCVYIRHRQVEQWRCERGGHLVSRGVVVSAAWCGAFSCFGLDILANFQEVNGIVAAHMVGAMTCFTAGTLYFCLQTYLSHKMINAVNGWMVVWVRGALSALTVIFTVITIVPGYISMCEFRGNNYKKWMPKDGGWGWHMTSAIAEWMLAIVYCVFLLTFVPEFRLINFEAPQVALIYLDKDQQYDPKLSETQETTMQREV, via the exons ATGCCATACGAGTATTTGCACGTCTTACCCTTGAGCCTCTTCATTCTGATTCCGGTCACATTTATGATCAC ATATACCATATCGGTACAATGGGATCATGTGGTACCGGGTCTTCCTTACATATCAGAAACTGGCACCTTGTCACCCGAGTCTTGCATATTCGCGCAGTGTCTAAACATAGCCGCACTCCTTT TGGGTTGCTGCGTCTACATACGACATCGTCAGGTGGAACAATGGCGTTGCGAACGTGGTGGACATTTGGTGAGCCGAGGAGTGGTTGTTTCCGCAGCTTGGTGCGGAGCTTTTTCTTGCTTCGGATTGGACATTCTAGCGAACTTTCAAGAAGTTAACGGTATCGTTGCCGCTCACATGGTCGGCGCGATGACTTGCTTCACCGCTGGAACACTTTACTTTTGTCTTCAG ACCTACCTCAGCCACAAGATGATAAATGCAGTGAACGGATGGATGGTTGTGTGGGTTCGAGGCGCCCTGTCAGCCTTGACGGTCATTTTCACGGTGATAACCATCGTCCCCGGCTACATTTCCATGTGCGAATTTCGAG GAAATAACTACAAGAAATGGATGCCCAAGGATGGTGGATGGGGATGGCACATGACCAGTGCAATCGCGGAATGGATGCTTGCGATCGTCTACTGCGTTTTTCTGTTGACTTTTGTTCCTGAATTTCGGTTGATTAATTTCGAAGCACCCCAAGTCGCG TTGATTTATCTGGACAAAGATCAACAGTACGATCCAAAACTTTCGGAAACCCAGGAGACCACGATGCAGCGAGAAGTGTGA